ACGGTGGCGGAGAACCTCATGCTGGGCGACGCCCGCACGGGGTGGCTCAACCGCGGGCGCTCGTCGGCCGCCCGCTTCCGGGCCCTGCTCGACGGCGTCGGCCTGGACCACGTCGGCCTGCGCCAACCGCTCTCCGAGCTCGGGATCGGCGAGCGGCAGCTCGTCGAGGTCGCGCGGGCCCTGGGCCAGGACGCGCGGCTGCTCATCCTCGACGAGCCGACCGCCACGCTCAGCGACGTCGAGAGCCAGTACGTCTACGCCTCGGTGCGGAAGGTCGCCGCCGCGGGCTGCGCGATCCTCTTCGTCTCCCACCGGCTCGGCGAGGTGCTGGACCTCTGCGACCGGGTCACGGTCATGCGCGACGGCGCGGTCGTGGCGACCACGCCGGCCGCGGAGCTGACCGTGGACACGCTGATCCACCAGATGCTCGGGGAGGCGCCGCAGCGGCTGGCCGAGTCGGCGCGCGGACAGGCCGGCGACGTCGTGCTCGACGTGGAGGGCCTGTCCGTCCCGGCGCGCCTCCACGGGCTCGACCTCGAGCTCCGCTCCGGCCAGGTGTACGCCGTCGCGGGCCAGCTCGGCTCGGGCGCCTCGGAGGCGCTCCGCGCGCTGGCCGGGCTGGTGCCCGACGCGACCGGGCGGGTCCGGGTCGACGGTCGGGAGGTCCGGCTCGGCCGGTCCACCGCGTCGGTGCGGGCCGGCGTGGCGTTCGTCTCCAACGACCGCAAGTCCGAGGGGCTCTTCCTGGACAAGCCGATCGGCTGGAACCTGCTGGCCACCCGGCTCGGTGCGCTCACGCGCGGCGGCGTGGTGGTGTCCCGCCGCTGGAGCGCAGCGCTCGACGCGCTCGTCGACCTGTGCGGCCTGGAGCGCCGGCGCGTCGGTCACGACGTGCGGACGCTGAGCGGCGGCAACCAGCAGAAGGTCTTCGTCGGCCGCGGCCTGGCCCGCGACGACGTGCGGGTGCTGCTGCTCGACGAGCCGACGCGCGGCGTCGACGTCGGGGGCCGCGCCGCCATCCACCGGCTGCTGCGCGACGCGGCCGAGCAGGGGCTCGCCGTGCTGTTCTCCTCCACCGAGCTCGAGGAGCTCCAGGACCTCGCCGACGTCGTGGTCACCCTGCACCAGGGTCACGTCGTGCAGCGCCACGACGGACCGACCCCGGGCGCGGTGCTGCTGCGGGAGATGACGCACGGCGCCTTCGAGGAGGTGCGGCGGTGACTGCGCTGGCCGCCCCCGCCCGCGAGGCCGCCGCCGCCCGGCGTACCCGGGCCGAGCTCGCCACCGACGGCGTCGTGGTGGTCGTGGTGGTCGCGGTGCTGCTCGCCGGCCTGTCCACCGACCGCTTCGTCAGCGTCGCCAACGCCAAGGCGATCCTCACCTCGGCGAGCCTGGTCGGCGTCTGCGCACTCGGGCTGACGCTCATCATGATCGGTGGCTCCGCCGTCTCGCTGGCCATCTCCCAGACCGTCGCCGCGGTGGGGATGGTCTTCTTGTCGGCGCAGTCGCTCGGCCTGGTCCCTGCACTGCTGCTGGCCGTCGTGGTCGGCGCGCTGGTCACCGGCGTGCAGGGCGCGGTCGTCGGCCACGCCGGCGCCAACCCGGTGGTCCTCACCATCGCCGCCAGCTTCGCCATCGCCGGGGTCGCGACCGGCGTCACCGACGGTGTCTCGGTCTCGCCGTCGGGCACCGGCTACGACCACCTCAACGCGACGCCGGCGGGACTGCCGCTGAGCGTCTACGTCCTGGTGGCCCTCACCCTGGGCGTCGAGTGGACGCTGCGCCGCACCGGCTTCGGCCGGTCGCTCTACCTGGTGGGCGAGAACCGCCGTGCGGCCCGCGCCGCCGGGCTGGCGGTGGGCCGGACCACGACGCTCGCCTGGCTCGGGGCCGGCGCCCTGTTCGCCGTCACCGCGGCGTTCACCGCGGCCTTCAACACCTCGGCCAACGTCAACCTGGGCGGGACGCTGACCTTCGACGCCATCGCCGCGGTCCTCGCCGGGGGTACGCCGATCACCGGCGGCCGGGGCTCGGCCGTGCGGACCTTCCTGGGCGCGGTGCTCATCGCCGCGGTCTCCGACATCCTGCTGCTGCGGGGCTACTCGACCGGAGTGCAGGTGCTGGTCAAGGGGCTGATCGTGCTCGGGGTCGTCGTCCTCGTCCACCTGCGGACGCGGAGCCGGCAGGCATGAGGCGGCTGCGACTCGCCCGGCCGGAGCTCCTGCTCCCGCTGACGGCGTTCGGGCTCACCCTGGTCGTGTTCCTGCTGACCCCGACGTGGGCCGACGTGGAGCTGTCCAGCTTCGACGTCTACAACACCTTGCAGATCCTCGCCCGCCTCGGCCCGCTGGCCCTCGCGCTCGGGCTCACGATGATCGCCGGCGAGTTCGACCTCTCCGTGGTCGGCACCTACGCGCTGGGCGGCATGCTGACCGTCCAGCTCGGTCAGGACGACTGGCGCGTGGGGCTGCTGGCGGCGGTCGGCACCGGCGCGGCCATCGGGCTCGTCCAGGGGGCGCTCATCGCGGGGCTGCGGCTGCCGTCGATGCCGGTCACGCTCGCGACGTACATCGCGCTGCTCGGGCTGACCAGCGCCCTCTCCGACGGGCTGACCAAGACCTACAGCAACATCGACGTCACGCTCTGGGTCGACCAACCGGTGCTGACCGTCTTCTCGCCGCGCAGCCTCATCACGCTCGGGCTCTTCGCGCTCGCCGCCCTGCTGCTGGCCGGCAGCCGGTGGGGTCGCGAGCTGCGCGCCATCGGGGGTGACCGGCGGGCCAGCCGGGTGGCCGGCGTCCGCGTCGGCCGGCTGCTCGTCGCCACCTTCGCCGCCTCGGGCGCACTGTCCGGGCTAGGCGGGGCGCTGCTCAGCTTCAGCCTCGGCTCGGCCAACCCCGACCCCGGCGTCCAGCCCCTCATCCTCGCGGCCGCGGCCGCCCTGCTCGGCGGGGTGTCGCTGGCCGGCGGTCGCGGCGCACCGCTCGGGCTGCTCGCCGGGATCCTCGCCGTCGCGCTCCTCGCCGAGGTCGCGACGGTCGCGGCGCTGCCCAGCTACGTCACCCAGCTGTTCTACGCCGCCCTGCTCGGCGTGATCGTCGTCGTCGACGCCCCCGACCTGCACGCCGGGGTGACCCGGTTGCGCACGCACCTGCGCCCCCCACCCGTTCCCCCCGCCGAGGAGACCCCGTGAGCCAGCCGTCCCTGATCTTCTCCGACCTCCGCTTCCCGGAGGGCGCGCGCTGGCACGACGACCGGCTGTGGTTCTCCGACATGCACACGGGCCAGGTCTTCAAGGCCAACCCCGCGGCCCGCACGCTCGAGGAGGTGGCCGTCGTCGACGACCAGCCCTCGGGTCTCGGCTGGCTCCCCGACGGCTCCCTGCTGGTCAGCGCGATGCTGCAGCGCCAGGTCCGGCGGGTCACCCCGGACGGGCGGGTGGACGTCTTCGCGGACCTGTCCGAGCACACCGACGCGCCCACCAACGACCTGGTCGTCGACGGCCACGGACGGACCTTCGTCGGCGGCTTCGGCTACGACCTGTACGCCGACGCGCCCCGGCGCCCCGGTCCGGTCTTCCGCCTCGACCCCGACGGCGCCGCGACGGTCGTGGCCGACGACCTGGTCTTCCCGAACGGGATGGTGGTGCTGCCCGGGACCTCGACGCTGGTCGTCGCCGAGACCTGGGCCGCCCGGCTGCGGGCCTTCGACGTCGACACCGACGGCGCGCTGGTGGACGGTCGCGTCTGGGCCGAGCTGCCGCCGGGCTCGACCCCGGACGGGATCTGCGTCGACTCCGCCGGCGGCGTCTGGGTCTCCTCGATCAGCACCTCGCAGTTCCTCCGCGTGGAGGCGGGCGGCCGGGTGACCCAGACCATCGAGGTCCCCGGTCGGTGTGCGACCGACTGCGTGCTCGGCGGACCCGGGGGCACCACCCTGTTCCTGCTCACGTCGAACAGCTGGCAGCCCGACGACACCCACGTCCGCGAGGGCCGCATCGAGGCGGTCGAGGTCACGGTGCCGGCCGAGGGGTACGCCCGGTGATGCGCGGTCTCATGCAGGACCGTCCGCTGACCGTGCCCACCCTGCTGACCCGGGCCGAGACGAGCTTCCCGCACAAGCGGGTCGTCACCGGCGGCACGGGCAGCGCAGGGGAGAGCGTCGCGACCTGGGCCGAGGTCGCGCCCCGCGTGCGCCGGCTCGCGCACGCCCTCGACGCGCTCGGCGTGCCCCCCGGCGCGTGCGTCGGGACCTTCGCCTGGAACAGCCAGCGCCACGTCGAGCTCTACCTCGCCGTGCCCAGCTCGGGTCGGGTCCTGCACACGGTCAACCACCGGCTGTACGCCGAGCAGGTGAGCTTCATCGTGAACGACGCCGCCGACGACGTGCTGTTCGTGGACCGCACCATCCTGCCGGTCGTCTGGCCGCTGGTCGCGTCGTTCCGGACCGTGCGGCACGTGGTCGTGATGGACGACGGTGGCGACGCGCCGCTGCCCGACGACCCACGGGTGCTGGACTACGAGGATCTCCTGGCCCAGCAGGCGGACCGCCCGATCGCGGCCGTGGTCGACGACGAGGACGCCGCGGCCTCGCTCTGCTACACCTCCGGCACCACCGGCCACCCCAAGGGCGTGCTCTACAGCCACCGCTCGGTGGTGCTGCACAGCCTGCTGCTGCTGGCCGCCGACGTCTTCGCGCTCAGCGAGCGCGACGTCGTCGCGCCGATCGTGCCGATGTTCCACGTGAACGCGTGGGGCCTGCCGTACGCAGCCCTCCAGTGCGGCGCCGACCTGGTGCTGCCCGGTCCGGCGACCGGCCCGGCCGAGCTGGCCGCGCTGCTGTCCCGGCACCGCGCCACCTTCAGCGCGGCGGTGGCGACGGTCTGGCGCGACATGGTCCCGGTCCTGCGGCACCACGACCTGAGCAGCCTGCGCCACGTCGCGTGCGGCGGCGGGCCGGTCGACGACGCGCTGTCCAGCGCCTGGGAGGACGCCGTCGGCATCCCGCTCACCAACGCCTGGGGGATGACCGAGACCAGCCCGGTGGTGACGTCGGCGTTCGTGCCGACGGTCCACGAGGACGTCACCGGCGACGACCGGCGGCGGCTGCTCGGCACGCCCGGCCCCGCCGTACCCCTCACCGAGATCCGGGTCGTCTCCGACGAGGGGCACGTGCAGCCCCGCGACGGCCGCACGCCCGGTGAGCTCCAGGTGGCGGGCGCGACCATCGCCAGTGCCTACTTCGGCTCCGACGCCGGCACCGACGCGTTCACCGCCGACGGGTGGCTGCGCACCGGCGACGTCGGCACCATCGACCCGTGGGGGTTCCTGCGCATCGTCGACCGCACCAAGGACCTGGTGAAGTCCGGCGGGGAGTGGATCTCCTCGGCCGAGCTGGAGGGCGCGATCATGGCCGACCCCCGCGTGCGGGAGGCCGCGGTGATCGGGGTGAGCGACGAGCGCTGGGGCGAGCGTCCGATGGCCTGCGTCGTGCCCGTCGACGGTGCGGTGCTCACCGCCGACGACGTCCGCGAGCACCTGCGCGGCCGGGTGGCGTCCTGGTGGATCCCCGAGCGGGTCGAGATGCTGGCCGAGCTGCCCAAGACGGCCACCGGCAAGTGGTCGAAGCAGACGCTGCGGCAGCAGTTCGCCGACCCGGCGCCCGAGCCGGCCTGAACGACCACCGAGGAGAGGAACGCCCATGTCCATCCAGCCCCGCCTGATCGTCACCGGCCACGACGCCGACGGGAAGGCCGTCTTCGTGCGCGACGAGCCGCCCGCGCCCACCCGGGTCGCGCTGCTGCCGGGCTCGGACTTCTTCCTGCTGTGGGGCACGCCCGACGGCGCGGCCCGGGTCGGCGAGCGGGACCCCGAGCCGGTGCTCCGCCCGTACTTCCCGGGTCTCGGCGGCAGCCGTGCGCTGTTCCTGCGCTGGGCTCCGCACTCCGCCGAGCCCGAGGTCCACGACCCCGACGAGGTCGCGCGGGAGGTGGACGAGAAGCTGCCCGGCCTGATGGACCCGTTCGACCCCGGTGGCGAGGGCATGCACACCACCGACACCGTCGACTACGGCATCTGCCTCGAGGGCGAGCTCTGCCTGACCCTCGACGACGAGGCCGAGGTGACCCTCACGCCCGGCACGTGCGTCGTGCAGCTCGGCACCCGGCACCGGTGGGTCAACCGCAGCGACCGGCCCGCGCTCATGTGCTACGTGCAGATCGGCGCCGCCCGGGTCTGACCCCGGCCGGTCCAGACCACGGTTGGCGCCCGGGCGACTCGGGCAACATCTGTTCACTGGGGGGCCAGTGGGGGACCCTCCGTGCGTGTCAGGGGGGCACCGTGCGCAGCCGCGAGCGCAGGTACTGGCGCCGTCGGGCCGTGACGCCGACGCTCAGCGTCGTCGTCCCGACGCTCAACGAGGCGCAGAACCTCGAGGTCGTCCTGCCGGAGCTGGCTGAGGTCCTCGACGAGCTGCCCGGCGACCACGAGGTGATCGTGGTCGACGGCGGGTCGGTGGACGGCACGGTCGAGACCGCGCGGAGGGTGCTCCCGGACGCCGAGGTGGTCGAGCAGGCCCGCAGCGGCAAGGGGAACGCCGTGGCCACGGGCATCGAGCAGGCCAGCGGCGACGTCGTGGTCATGTTCGACGCCGACGGCAGCGCGGACCCCGCGGAGATCCCGCACTTCGTGGAGGCGCTGACCGACGGCGCGGACTTCGCCAAGGGCAGCCGGTTCGCCGAGGGCGGGGGGAGCGCGGACATCACGCCGGTCCGCATGCTCGGCAACGCCTTCCTCAACCAGACCGCGAACGCCGCCTTCGGGACCCGCTTCACCGACCTCTGCTACGGCTACAACGCGTTCTGGGCCGACATGGCGCCGGTGCTCGACCTGCCCGACGCCGACGCACCCCCGACCGACGACAGCACGGTCGAGTGGGGTGACGGCTTCGAGATCGAGACCGTCATCAACGTGCGCATGGCCGCGGCGGGCGCCGAGATCGCCGAAGTGCCGAGCGTCGAGCGCGAGCGGCTGTACGGCGAGAGCAACCTGCACGCCGTGCGCGACGGCCTGCGGGTGCTGCGCACCATCGTCGTCGAGCGGCTGCGCCTGCGGGCGGCCCGTCGGGTCAGCGGCGCTCGCGCCGCCACCGAGCAGTCGAGCGCGGCCGCCTGAGCCGGGTCAGGAGAACCACCGCTCCACCACCGTCACCGTCGCCAACACCAGCAGCCAGACGGCGCTGATGGTCATGCCTGCCACCGTGATGAACCTGTCCACAGCGCACTCCCCGTGAGGTGCTCGGATGTCGTCCTTCGCTTGACGTCGTACCCCCAGGTCCACCAGGGTCATGCGCCCGACCGTCCGATTTGGTCCTTCCGGGTGGCTTGCGGTCGTGGTGGCCTCACAGCACGTGGGTGCCGTACATCTCGCCGAGCGGGTCGGAGATGAGCTCGATGCGGGCGCCGTCGGGGTCGCGGAAGTACATCGAGACCTCGCTGTGCACCTCGAACGGCACGCCGGCGTCCTCGAGCCGGCCGCGCAGCTCGCCCCAGCGGTCCGGGGCGACGGAGATGGCCAGGTGGTGCAGCCCGCCCAGCACCTCGGCGTACGGACCGACGTCGAGGCCGGGGAAGTCGAAGAAGGCCAGCAGGTTGCCGTGGCCGATGTCGAAGAAGAAGTGCGAGGAGCCGGCGTAGTCGCGGTTCTCGATGAGCTCGGTCAGCGGGAAGCCGAGCACGTCCTGGTAGAACCGCACGGTCCGCTCGACGTCGCTGCTGATGAGCGCGGTGTGGTGCAGCCCGCGCGCGGTGGACGCCGGCCGGTCGGCGGGCTCCCTCAGGTGCACGGCGCGCAGCCGTGCGCGCTCGGCCTCGTGGTGGTCGGCTCCGGTCTCGCTCACCCCTGAAGTGTGACGCACGACGAGCGGGGTAGAACCTGTTCTAGTCCTCGTGCCAGACTGCCGACGATGCGCCTCGCCCGACCGGCCCTGCGCGGCCCGGTGGCCGCGGCCCGGTTCCTGGTCCGGCGGGTGGTCACGCTGCCGCCCGTCGAGACGGTCCCCGTCGGCCGGATGCTCGACGTGCCCGGCGGTCGCACGTTCGTGGTCGACGTGGCCGGGCCGACCCCGGACGCGCCATGCGTCGTGCTGCTGCACGCGCTCGGCTGCACGGCCTACCTCACCTGGTTCGGCGTCCTCGCCGAGCTGTCGCGCACCCACCGCGTCATCGCGCTGGACCAGCGCTGGCACGGCCGGGGCATCAAGAGCGAGCGGTTCCGGATCGCCGACTGCGCCGACGACGCGGTGGGCGTGCTGGACGCGCTCGGCGTCGCCTCGGCCACCGTGGCCGGCTACTCCCTCGGCGGCGCGGTCGCCCAGGAGACCTGGCACCGCCACCCCGAGCGGGTGAGCGGGCTCGTGCTGGCCTCGACGGCCCGCCTCTTCCGCGGGCACGCGGGAGAGAGGCTCTTCTTCCCGGTCATGACCCTGGCGATGCACCTGCTCTCGCGGATCGCGCTGACCCAGGTCGAGCGGCTCGCCGCGGCGCTGCCCGAGCTGCCGTCGGTCGAGCTGACCGACGCCACCCGCTGGGGCGCCTCGGAGTTCCGCTCCACCTCCGCCTGGTCGATGCCCGAGGTGCTCAGCGAGCTCGGCCGCTTCAACTCCGCGCCGTGGACGTCGACCATCGACGTGCCCACCGCCGTGGTCGTCACCGGCCGCGACCAGGCCGTCCCGGCCCGCCGCCAGCGCAGGCTCGCGGCCTCGGTCCCCGGCGCCACGGTCTTCGACGCCCCCGGCGGCCACGCCTCCGTCGTCCTCGACGCCGAGCGCTGGACGCCGGTGCTCCTCGAGGCCGTCGCGGACGTCACGCGTCGCGCCCGGGGGCACCGGCGGCTCGCCGGGTAGTGGCTACTGGTCGACCTGGGGTGTCGGCAGTCGGTGGCTCTCGCCGGCGTTGTTGAAGTCGGAGTCCTTGCGGGCGAACATGTCGTGGCGCTCCTCCGCGCTCAGCGCCTCGACCTGTGCGCGCACGTCGGAGGGGTAGCCGGTGATCTCGGGGACGTCGCCCAGCGGCACCACGGTGTTGACCAGCCGGTCGGCGTACACGTGGGTCATCGTGAACGACTGGTGGCCGTCCACGCCCGAGATGAAGCGCTCGAGCGGCGCCGGGTCGGAGGTGTAGCAGGACGCCGACGCCACGCTGACCGGTACGCCGGCGAACGTGCTGTAGGACGAGTAGTGGAAGTGCCCGCCGAGGATCTGGCGCACGTCGGTGCCCTCGACCACCGCGGCCAGCCGGTGCTGGTCGTGCAGCTCGATGACGGCCGCTGCCTCCATCAGCGGCACCGGGATCGGCGGGTGGTGCATGGCCAGCACGGTCCCGAGCTCGGCCGGCGTGGCCAGCTGCTCGGCCAGCCAGTCCAGCTGCACGTCGTCGAGCTCGCCGTGGTGCCAGCCGGGCACGCTGGTGTCGAGGGCGATCACCCGCAGTCCGCGCACGTCGTGCACGCGGTCCTGGAGGCCGTCGTCGTCGGAGTCGAAGAGAGCCCGGGCGTACGCCGCACGCTCGTCGTGGTTGCCCATGACCCAGACCAGCTGGGCGCCGAGCGCCGCCACGGCCGGCTCGACCACCTCCCGCAGCCGCACGTAGGCCTCGGGCTCCCCGCGGTCGGCCAGGTCGCCGGTGAAGACCAGGACGTCCGGCTTGCGCTCCAGTCGCGAGAGCCGTTCGAGGGCCAGGCGCAGCCCGGCCTCGGGGTCGACCACGCCGTACTGGCGCAGCCCGCCGCCGAGCAGGTGGACATCGCTGAGGTGAGCGATCGTGACGTCGGGTGCGGGGTGCTGGCCGTACTGCACGCGCAGACTCTAGGACCCGGCCGACACCGCCGCGACTAGGACGTGCGGGCGAGTCGGAAGACCGGGATGAGCCGGTCCGTGCGCTCCTCGTACGTCGCGAAGTTGGGCCAGGTCTCGAGCATGTGCGCCCAGGCGCGGGCGCGGGCCTCGCCCTCGAGCTCGGTGGCGTGCACGGGGAACCTCTGGCCGCCGTAGCCGACCCTGGCCGCGCCGTCGGCCGCGCGCAGGTTGTGCACCCACAGCGGCATCGTCGGGCCGCCGAAGTAGGACCCGGCGATGAGGATCGTGTCGCCGTCCGGCACGCACAGCAGCGGGGTCGACCGCTCCACGCCGCTCTTGCGACCCCGGACGGTGAAGGTGAGGTTGGGCAGCCCGGCGATGTCGAGGACGCTGACCCGGCCGCGGGTCAGCCGCTGCAGGGTCTTGTCGCTCCACACGATCTGGGGCAGCAGCTTCGGCATCCACGGGAGCGCGCCGATGCGGACGGCGAGGGGAGTCAGCAGACCCATGGCCGGATCCTACCGAGAAGTAGAACAGGTTCTAGGTGAGGTCGAAGGTGAAGAACGCGCCCTCGTCGTCGTGGCCGATCCGCGCCGTCCCGCTCCACCCGCTCCAGTCGTCGGTGCCCGTGCCGGGCACGACGTGACCGAACGCGACGTCGGGGTCGGACTCGAGGGCGCCGTGGTGCACCGTGACGCTGCCCGAGCGGCCGTCGTCGGTGGTGCCGGTGATGTGCTCGGCCGCGAGGTAGCCGCGCTGACCTTCGTCGCCGCTGGCGACGAACAGAGCGACCGAGGTGCCGGCGATGCCGGCGGTGAACCGCTTCGACAGCCGGGCCGCGCCGACCCAGTCGTCGATCCCCTCGATGCTCCGCTCGTCCCAGCCGTCGACCGCGAACCGGGCGATGAGTGTCGTCATGTCCCGCAGCGTAGGGCGCAACACCGACGCCGGCCTCAGACCACGGAGGTCGGCCCCGCGTCGTGCAGCTCGGCGCGGAGCGTGGCCACGGCCTGCGCGACCGCGGCCCGGGCCGGCGGCATGTCGTGCAGGGAGTTCAGCATGACGAAGTCGTGGATGACGCCCTGGTAGCGCACCGCGACCGTCGGCACCCCGGCCTGGCGCAGCTTGGCGGCGTACGCCTCGCCCTCGTCGCGCAGCACGTCGGCCTCGCCGGTGATGACCAGCGCCGGCGGCAGGCCGCGGAGCTGCTCGACCGAGGCGCGCAGCGGGGAGGCGGTGACCTGGGCGCGCTCGTCGGGGTCGGTCGTGTACT
This genomic window from Nocardioides anomalus contains:
- a CDS encoding sugar ABC transporter ATP-binding protein; protein product: MSEAPVATRTSEGLVRVEGLSKSFGSTQAVRAASFGIARGEIHALCGHNGAGKSTVVKMLSGQEAPDDGLIRIGEEALDLRSRQVAQRYGVALVDQELSVVPSLTVAENLMLGDARTGWLNRGRSSAARFRALLDGVGLDHVGLRQPLSELGIGERQLVEVARALGQDARLLILDEPTATLSDVESQYVYASVRKVAAAGCAILFVSHRLGEVLDLCDRVTVMRDGAVVATTPAAELTVDTLIHQMLGEAPQRLAESARGQAGDVVLDVEGLSVPARLHGLDLELRSGQVYAVAGQLGSGASEALRALAGLVPDATGRVRVDGREVRLGRSTASVRAGVAFVSNDRKSEGLFLDKPIGWNLLATRLGALTRGGVVVSRRWSAALDALVDLCGLERRRVGHDVRTLSGGNQQKVFVGRGLARDDVRVLLLDEPTRGVDVGGRAAIHRLLRDAAEQGLAVLFSSTELEELQDLADVVVTLHQGHVVQRHDGPTPGAVLLREMTHGAFEEVRR
- a CDS encoding ABC transporter permease, whose protein sequence is MTALAAPAREAAAARRTRAELATDGVVVVVVVAVLLAGLSTDRFVSVANAKAILTSASLVGVCALGLTLIMIGGSAVSLAISQTVAAVGMVFLSAQSLGLVPALLLAVVVGALVTGVQGAVVGHAGANPVVLTIAASFAIAGVATGVTDGVSVSPSGTGYDHLNATPAGLPLSVYVLVALTLGVEWTLRRTGFGRSLYLVGENRRAARAAGLAVGRTTTLAWLGAGALFAVTAAFTAAFNTSANVNLGGTLTFDAIAAVLAGGTPITGGRGSAVRTFLGAVLIAAVSDILLLRGYSTGVQVLVKGLIVLGVVVLVHLRTRSRQA
- a CDS encoding ABC transporter permease, which produces MRRLRLARPELLLPLTAFGLTLVVFLLTPTWADVELSSFDVYNTLQILARLGPLALALGLTMIAGEFDLSVVGTYALGGMLTVQLGQDDWRVGLLAAVGTGAAIGLVQGALIAGLRLPSMPVTLATYIALLGLTSALSDGLTKTYSNIDVTLWVDQPVLTVFSPRSLITLGLFALAALLLAGSRWGRELRAIGGDRRASRVAGVRVGRLLVATFAASGALSGLGGALLSFSLGSANPDPGVQPLILAAAAALLGGVSLAGGRGAPLGLLAGILAVALLAEVATVAALPSYVTQLFYAALLGVIVVVDAPDLHAGVTRLRTHLRPPPVPPAEETP
- a CDS encoding nitroreductase family deazaflavin-dependent oxidoreductase, with protein sequence MGLLTPLAVRIGALPWMPKLLPQIVWSDKTLQRLTRGRVSVLDIAGLPNLTFTVRGRKSGVERSTPLLCVPDGDTILIAGSYFGGPTMPLWVHNLRAADGAARVGYGGQRFPVHATELEGEARARAWAHMLETWPNFATYEERTDRLIPVFRLARTS
- a CDS encoding alpha/beta fold hydrolase; its protein translation is MRLARPALRGPVAAARFLVRRVVTLPPVETVPVGRMLDVPGGRTFVVDVAGPTPDAPCVVLLHALGCTAYLTWFGVLAELSRTHRVIALDQRWHGRGIKSERFRIADCADDAVGVLDALGVASATVAGYSLGGAVAQETWHRHPERVSGLVLASTARLFRGHAGERLFFPVMTLAMHLLSRIALTQVERLAAALPELPSVELTDATRWGASEFRSTSAWSMPEVLSELGRFNSAPWTSTIDVPTAVVVTGRDQAVPARRQRRLAASVPGATVFDAPGGHASVVLDAERWTPVLLEAVADVTRRARGHRRLAG
- a CDS encoding SMP-30/gluconolactonase/LRE family protein encodes the protein MSQPSLIFSDLRFPEGARWHDDRLWFSDMHTGQVFKANPAARTLEEVAVVDDQPSGLGWLPDGSLLVSAMLQRQVRRVTPDGRVDVFADLSEHTDAPTNDLVVDGHGRTFVGGFGYDLYADAPRRPGPVFRLDPDGAATVVADDLVFPNGMVVLPGTSTLVVAETWAARLRAFDVDTDGALVDGRVWAELPPGSTPDGICVDSAGGVWVSSISTSQFLRVEAGGRVTQTIEVPGRCATDCVLGGPGGTTLFLLTSNSWQPDDTHVREGRIEAVEVTVPAEGYAR
- a CDS encoding VOC family protein: MSETGADHHEAERARLRAVHLREPADRPASTARGLHHTALISSDVERTVRFYQDVLGFPLTELIENRDYAGSSHFFFDIGHGNLLAFFDFPGLDVGPYAEVLGGLHHLAISVAPDRWGELRGRLEDAGVPFEVHSEVSMYFRDPDGARIELISDPLGEMYGTHVL
- a CDS encoding long-chain fatty acid--CoA ligase: MQDRPLTVPTLLTRAETSFPHKRVVTGGTGSAGESVATWAEVAPRVRRLAHALDALGVPPGACVGTFAWNSQRHVELYLAVPSSGRVLHTVNHRLYAEQVSFIVNDAADDVLFVDRTILPVVWPLVASFRTVRHVVVMDDGGDAPLPDDPRVLDYEDLLAQQADRPIAAVVDDEDAAASLCYTSGTTGHPKGVLYSHRSVVLHSLLLLAADVFALSERDVVAPIVPMFHVNAWGLPYAALQCGADLVLPGPATGPAELAALLSRHRATFSAAVATVWRDMVPVLRHHDLSSLRHVACGGGPVDDALSSAWEDAVGIPLTNAWGMTETSPVVTSAFVPTVHEDVTGDDRRRLLGTPGPAVPLTEIRVVSDEGHVQPRDGRTPGELQVAGATIASAYFGSDAGTDAFTADGWLRTGDVGTIDPWGFLRIVDRTKDLVKSGGEWISSAELEGAIMADPRVREAAVIGVSDERWGERPMACVVPVDGAVLTADDVREHLRGRVASWWIPERVEMLAELPKTATGKWSKQTLRQQFADPAPEPA
- a CDS encoding glycosyltransferase family 2 protein encodes the protein MTPTLSVVVPTLNEAQNLEVVLPELAEVLDELPGDHEVIVVDGGSVDGTVETARRVLPDAEVVEQARSGKGNAVATGIEQASGDVVVMFDADGSADPAEIPHFVEALTDGADFAKGSRFAEGGGSADITPVRMLGNAFLNQTANAAFGTRFTDLCYGYNAFWADMAPVLDLPDADAPPTDDSTVEWGDGFEIETVINVRMAAAGAEIAEVPSVERERLYGESNLHAVRDGLRVLRTIVVERLRLRAARRVSGARAATEQSSAAA
- a CDS encoding cupin domain-containing protein, producing MSIQPRLIVTGHDADGKAVFVRDEPPAPTRVALLPGSDFFLLWGTPDGAARVGERDPEPVLRPYFPGLGGSRALFLRWAPHSAEPEVHDPDEVAREVDEKLPGLMDPFDPGGEGMHTTDTVDYGICLEGELCLTLDDEAEVTLTPGTCVVQLGTRHRWVNRSDRPALMCYVQIGAARV
- a CDS encoding DUF3224 domain-containing protein — its product is MTTLIARFAVDGWDERSIEGIDDWVGAARLSKRFTAGIAGTSVALFVASGDEGQRGYLAAEHITGTTDDGRSGSVTVHHGALESDPDVAFGHVVPGTGTDDWSGWSGTARIGHDDEGAFFTFDLT
- a CDS encoding phosphodiesterase; translation: MQYGQHPAPDVTIAHLSDVHLLGGGLRQYGVVDPEAGLRLALERLSRLERKPDVLVFTGDLADRGEPEAYVRLREVVEPAVAALGAQLVWVMGNHDERAAYARALFDSDDDGLQDRVHDVRGLRVIALDTSVPGWHHGELDDVQLDWLAEQLATPAELGTVLAMHHPPIPVPLMEAAAVIELHDQHRLAAVVEGTDVRQILGGHFHYSSYSTFAGVPVSVASASCYTSDPAPLERFISGVDGHQSFTMTHVYADRLVNTVVPLGDVPEITGYPSDVRAQVEALSAEERHDMFARKDSDFNNAGESHRLPTPQVDQ